In the Streptomyces formicae genome, one interval contains:
- the rfbB gene encoding dTDP-glucose 4,6-dehydratase, with translation MTVRYLVTGAAGFIGSHFVHDLLGPGSPADAQVTVLDALTYAGDRARIAALDADPRLRFVHGDITDAALVARLIGPGTVIVNFAAETHVDRSIADSGAFVRSNVLGTHTLLEAARAAGAGTFLHVSTDEVYGSIDQGAWTEQSPPDPNSPYAASKAAADLLALSYARTHGLDVRITRCSNNYGSRQHPEKLIPHFVTTLLDGGSVPLYGDGENVRDWLHVSDHCRAIRLVIERGAPGEVYNVGGGTQLTNRALTGMLLDACGADWSAVRRVEDRKAHDRRYCVDDGKLRGLGYRPRVPFERGLAETIDWYRARHRAGDVLDPAGAR, from the coding sequence ATGACCGTTCGCTACCTCGTCACCGGCGCCGCCGGATTCATCGGCTCGCACTTCGTCCACGACCTGCTCGGCCCGGGATCGCCCGCCGACGCCCAGGTGACCGTCCTCGACGCGCTGACCTACGCGGGCGACCGGGCCCGCATCGCCGCGCTCGACGCCGACCCGCGGCTGCGGTTCGTGCACGGCGACATCACCGACGCCGCGCTCGTGGCCCGCCTGATCGGTCCCGGCACGGTGATCGTGAACTTCGCCGCGGAGACCCACGTCGACCGGTCGATCGCCGACTCCGGCGCGTTCGTCCGCAGCAACGTCCTGGGCACCCACACCCTCCTGGAGGCGGCGCGCGCCGCGGGGGCGGGCACCTTCCTGCACGTGTCCACCGACGAGGTGTACGGCTCGATCGACCAGGGCGCCTGGACCGAGCAGTCGCCGCCCGACCCGAACTCGCCGTACGCCGCGTCCAAGGCCGCCGCCGACCTGCTGGCCCTCTCTTACGCGCGCACCCACGGCCTCGACGTCCGCATCACCCGGTGCAGCAACAACTACGGCTCGCGCCAGCACCCCGAGAAGCTCATCCCGCACTTCGTGACGACGCTGCTCGACGGCGGGTCCGTGCCGCTGTACGGGGACGGCGAGAACGTCCGCGACTGGCTGCACGTCAGCGACCACTGCCGGGCGATCCGGCTCGTCATCGAGCGCGGCGCGCCCGGCGAGGTCTACAACGTCGGCGGCGGCACCCAGCTCACCAACCGCGCGCTCACCGGCATGCTCCTCGACGCGTGCGGCGCCGACTGGAGCGCGGTGCGCCGCGTCGAGGACCGCAAGGCCCACGACCGCCGCTACTGCGTCGACGACGGCAAGCTCCGCGGCCTCGGCTACCGCCCCCGCGTCCCCTTCGAGCGCGGCCTCGCCGAGACCATCGACTGGTACCGGGCCCGGCACCGGGCGGGCGACGTCCTCGACCCGGCGGGCGCACGATGA
- a CDS encoding glucose-1-phosphate thymidylyltransferase: MKALVLAGGAGTRLRPITHTSAKQLVPIANKPVLHYGLEAIADAGIKEVGIVVGDTAAEIERAVGDGSAFGLDVTYLPQESPLGLAHAVLIARDFLGDDDFLMYLGDNFILGGITSLVDGFRAERPDAQILLTRVADPSAYGVVTLSETGRVTGLEEKPERPKSDLAVVGVYLFTPLIHRAVRAISPSERGELEITDAIQWLIDETRDVRPAMISGYWKDTGSAADMLEANRQVLEQLEPCVEGLVSADSELIGRVRIGPGAEVRGSRIVGPALIGAGTSVVDSYVGPSTSIAENCRIQDSEIEFSIVLNDSSITGVRRIDASLIGCHVEVAPAPRRPAAHRFMLGDHSKVHITS; the protein is encoded by the coding sequence GTGAAAGCGCTCGTGCTGGCGGGAGGCGCGGGGACGCGGCTGCGGCCCATCACCCACACCTCCGCCAAACAACTGGTGCCCATCGCCAACAAGCCCGTGCTCCACTACGGCCTCGAAGCCATCGCGGACGCCGGGATCAAGGAGGTCGGCATCGTCGTCGGCGACACCGCCGCGGAGATCGAGCGGGCCGTCGGCGACGGCTCCGCCTTCGGCCTCGACGTGACCTACCTGCCGCAGGAGAGCCCGCTCGGCCTCGCGCACGCGGTGCTCATCGCCAGGGACTTCCTCGGTGACGACGACTTCCTCATGTACCTCGGGGACAACTTCATCCTCGGCGGCATCACCTCCCTCGTGGACGGCTTCCGCGCCGAGCGGCCCGACGCGCAGATCCTGCTGACCCGGGTGGCCGACCCCAGCGCGTACGGCGTCGTGACGCTCTCGGAGACGGGCCGGGTCACCGGCCTCGAGGAGAAGCCGGAGCGGCCCAAGAGCGATCTCGCCGTCGTCGGCGTCTACCTCTTCACGCCCCTCATCCACCGCGCCGTACGGGCCATCTCGCCCTCCGAGCGCGGCGAGCTGGAGATCACCGACGCCATCCAGTGGCTGATCGACGAGACCAGGGACGTCCGTCCCGCCATGATCAGCGGCTACTGGAAGGACACCGGCAGCGCCGCCGACATGCTGGAGGCCAACCGGCAGGTGCTCGAACAACTGGAGCCGTGCGTCGAGGGGCTGGTCAGCGCCGACAGCGAACTCATCGGCCGGGTACGGATCGGTCCCGGCGCCGAGGTGCGCGGCTCGCGCATCGTGGGACCCGCTCTGATCGGCGCGGGGACCTCCGTCGTCGACTCCTACGTGGGGCCCTCGACCTCCATCGCGGAGAACTGCCGCATCCAGGACAGCGAGATCGAGTTCTCCATCGTCCTGAACGACTCCTCGATCACCGGTGTGCGTCGCATCGACGCCTCGCTCATCGGCTGCCACGTCGAAGTGGCCCCCGCTCCACGCCGCCCCGCAGCCCACCGCTTCATGCTGGGTGATCACAGCAAGGTGCACATCACGTCATGA
- a CDS encoding macrolide family glycosyltransferase, translating to MAHIGFFNIPGFGHVNVTQGLVAELVARGHRVSYAVPAAYGAEIERAGARLVPYDTTLTDPRATLAATADPDRLTTVDYVHNLRGLTRETRAIVPPLLDAFRADPPELMLYDGVLGWAGRVVADALDVPAIRCVPTLAVNEHWSLASAGYASFDPTDPELAAVFGEMGALFAELDALGAARDFFGAGAGGNADEAGPRTPTLVFLPRALQPAGDTFDDSHHFVGPCAAPRTLDGDWTPPGDGRPVVLVSLGTVQSGRPGFFRACVDALRDTDWHVVMAVGAQDPAGLGPLPPHIEAHAHLPQQAVLRHADAFVTHAGMGSVLEALSSAVPMVTVPQMGEQRANADRLAALGVALPLHRDALDPAALRDAVARLLADPTARERARALREHIRAAGGPARAADLVERQLPLVQAVSAVSAVSAPSAVSAATARTEGES from the coding sequence ATGGCACACATCGGCTTCTTCAACATCCCCGGCTTCGGGCACGTCAACGTGACCCAGGGCCTGGTGGCCGAACTCGTCGCCCGAGGACACCGGGTGAGCTACGCGGTGCCCGCCGCGTACGGGGCGGAGATCGAGCGCGCGGGCGCCCGCCTGGTGCCGTACGACACCACGCTCACCGACCCCAGGGCCACGCTCGCCGCGACCGCGGACCCCGACCGGCTCACCACCGTCGACTACGTCCACAACCTGCGCGGGCTGACCCGCGAGACCCGCGCGATCGTGCCCCCGCTGCTCGACGCGTTCCGCGCCGACCCGCCGGAGCTGATGCTCTACGACGGGGTGCTCGGCTGGGCGGGACGCGTCGTCGCCGACGCGCTCGACGTGCCCGCGATCCGCTGCGTGCCGACGCTCGCCGTCAACGAGCACTGGTCGCTGGCCTCGGCGGGATACGCCTCGTTCGACCCCACCGACCCCGAACTCGCCGCCGTCTTCGGGGAGATGGGCGCGCTCTTCGCGGAGCTCGACGCGCTGGGCGCGGCCCGGGACTTCTTCGGAGCGGGCGCGGGCGGGAACGCGGACGAGGCCGGGCCGCGCACCCCCACCCTGGTGTTCCTGCCGCGCGCCCTCCAGCCCGCGGGAGACACCTTCGACGACAGTCACCACTTCGTCGGCCCCTGCGCCGCGCCCCGCACCCTCGACGGCGACTGGACACCGCCCGGCGACGGCCGCCCCGTCGTCCTCGTGTCGCTCGGCACCGTGCAGAGCGGAAGGCCCGGCTTCTTCCGCGCCTGCGTCGACGCCCTGCGCGACACCGACTGGCATGTGGTGATGGCCGTCGGCGCGCAGGACCCGGCCGGGCTCGGCCCGCTCCCGCCGCACATCGAGGCACACGCCCACCTGCCCCAGCAGGCGGTCCTGCGGCACGCCGACGCGTTCGTCACGCACGCGGGCATGGGCAGCGTCCTGGAGGCGCTGAGCAGTGCCGTCCCCATGGTCACCGTCCCGCAGATGGGGGAGCAGCGGGCCAACGCGGACCGCCTCGCCGCACTGGGCGTCGCGCTCCCGCTGCACCGCGACGCGCTCGACCCCGCCGCGCTCAGGGACGCCGTCGCCCGGCTGCTCGCCGACCCCACCGCGCGCGAGCGCGCCCGCGCCCTGCGCGAGCACATCCGCGCGGCGGGGGGCCCGGCGCGGGCCGCGGACCTCGTCGAGCGTCAACTGCCCCTCGTACAGGCCGTATCAGCCGTATCAGCCGTGTCGGCCCCATCCGCCGTGTCCGCGGCGACCGCCCGTACGGAAGGAGAGTCGTGA
- a CDS encoding ATP-binding cassette domain-containing protein — MIDVHDLHKRFGATPALGGVDLSVAPGTVCGLLGPNGVGKTTLVRILATLARPDAGSARVAGHDVVTEAAAVRCRIGLTGQYASVDELLSGRDNLEMFARMYRMRGAAVRGRATELLERFGLGDAALRPVRTYSGGMRRRLDLAVSLIVSPAVVFLDEPTTGLDPESRGELWDSVRELVRGGTTVLLTTQYLEEADHLADRIAVLANPEGSGGRVIAEGSPDELKASLGTEHIDLTVRDARQLDLAAEVLERAGGGRRAEVRAELRRVTVAAGTGEAHGTVVLAAALRELAATGIEVEDLALRRPTLDEVFLRLLGDARRTQEAAR; from the coding sequence ATGATCGACGTACACGACCTGCACAAGCGGTTCGGCGCGACGCCCGCCCTCGGCGGCGTCGACCTGAGCGTCGCGCCCGGCACCGTCTGCGGTCTGCTCGGCCCCAACGGCGTGGGCAAGACGACGCTGGTGCGCATCCTGGCCACCCTCGCGCGGCCCGACGCGGGCAGCGCGCGCGTCGCGGGGCACGACGTGGTCACCGAGGCCGCCGCCGTGCGCTGCCGCATCGGGCTCACCGGGCAGTACGCGTCGGTCGACGAACTCCTCAGCGGCCGCGACAACCTGGAGATGTTCGCCAGGATGTACCGGATGCGCGGCGCCGCCGTGCGCGGGCGCGCCACCGAACTCCTGGAACGCTTCGGGCTCGGCGACGCGGCCCTGCGCCCCGTGCGCACCTACTCGGGCGGCATGCGGCGCAGGCTCGACCTCGCCGTCAGCCTGATCGTGTCGCCCGCCGTGGTCTTCCTCGACGAGCCGACCACAGGACTCGACCCGGAAAGTCGTGGCGAACTCTGGGACAGCGTGCGGGAGTTGGTGCGCGGTGGCACCACCGTGCTGCTCACCACGCAGTACCTGGAGGAGGCCGACCACCTCGCCGACCGCATCGCCGTGCTCGCCAACCCCGAAGGGTCGGGCGGCCGCGTCATCGCCGAGGGTTCGCCCGACGAGCTGAAGGCGTCGCTCGGTACCGAGCACATCGACCTGACGGTCCGCGACGCGCGTCAACTCGATCTGGCCGCAGAGGTGTTGGAGCGCGCGGGTGGCGGGCGGCGGGCCGAGGTCAGGGCCGAACTCCGCAGGGTGACCGTCGCCGCGGGCACGGGCGAGGCCCACGGCACCGTCGTACTCGCCGCCGCCCTGCGGGAACTGGCCGCCACGGGCATCGAGGTCGAGGACCTCGCGCTGCGCCGCCCCACCCTCGACGAGGTCTTCCTCAGGCTCCTCGGCGACGCACGCCGCACCCAGGAGGCAGCACGGTGA
- a CDS encoding cytochrome P450 family protein: MTVAAPIDHPAFFGDQHGYYERVREDGPGPRLVRNPHGLEYWLVTRHADAKAVLLDARFSKEPRRAARALSEAGYPDQGPGSFFLPLVNSDPPDHTRLRALVSGAFTPRRVAELGPRVEEITHQLLDEMDRLHVPGTESAPVDLMAALAFPLPVLVISELIGVPHRSRAALIGWATRMLTVSGAAGGGPGERTRRLGLWFGSLVGARRPGVRVERAPEEQPDLLSALIAAHHQEDRLSDEELVSLLVLLLVAGHETTTGMLGNAVDALLRHPDQLAGLRAEPELLPGAVEELLRYETSLARTTLRVAREDVEVAGAVIPAGAIVSVSLAAANRDPDVCPEPGRLDITRERAPHLSFGHGIHFCLGAPLARLQVRTALGALLTRYPDLALADPGQPQHWRPVGDMRGLLTLPVRLTEAPGAAA, translated from the coding sequence ATGACCGTTGCCGCCCCGATCGACCACCCCGCCTTCTTCGGCGACCAACACGGCTACTACGAGCGCGTACGCGAGGACGGCCCGGGCCCCCGCCTGGTCCGCAACCCGCACGGACTCGAATACTGGCTGGTCACCCGGCACGCCGATGCCAAGGCCGTGCTGCTCGACGCCCGGTTCTCCAAGGAGCCGAGGCGCGCGGCGCGCGCCCTGAGCGAGGCGGGGTACCCGGATCAGGGCCCCGGCAGCTTCTTCCTTCCCCTGGTCAACAGCGATCCGCCGGACCACACCCGGCTCCGCGCGCTCGTCTCCGGCGCGTTCACCCCGCGCCGCGTCGCCGAACTCGGGCCCCGCGTCGAGGAGATTACCCACCAGCTCCTCGACGAGATGGACCGACTCCACGTACCCGGCACGGAGTCCGCCCCCGTCGACCTCATGGCCGCCCTCGCCTTCCCCCTCCCCGTCCTCGTCATCAGCGAGCTCATCGGCGTGCCGCACCGCAGCAGGGCCGCCCTGATCGGCTGGGCCACGCGGATGCTCACCGTCTCGGGGGCGGCGGGCGGCGGTCCCGGCGAGCGGACCCGGCGGCTCGGCCTCTGGTTCGGCTCGCTGGTCGGCGCGCGGCGGCCCGGCGTGCGCGTGGAGCGGGCGCCCGAGGAGCAGCCCGATCTGCTGAGCGCGCTGATCGCGGCGCACCACCAGGAGGACCGGCTCTCCGACGAGGAACTCGTCAGCCTGCTCGTCCTGTTGCTGGTGGCCGGGCACGAGACGACCACCGGCATGCTCGGCAACGCGGTCGACGCGCTGCTGCGCCACCCCGACCAGCTCGCCGGGCTGCGGGCCGAGCCGGAGCTGCTGCCGGGCGCCGTCGAGGAACTCCTGCGCTACGAGACCTCGTTGGCGCGGACGACCCTGCGCGTGGCCCGCGAGGACGTCGAGGTGGCGGGCGCCGTCATCCCGGCCGGTGCCATCGTCAGCGTCTCGCTCGCCGCCGCCAACCGCGACCCGGACGTCTGCCCGGAGCCGGGGCGGCTCGACATCACCAGGGAGCGCGCGCCGCACCTGTCGTTCGGCCACGGCATCCACTTCTGCCTGGGCGCCCCGCTGGCCAGGCTCCAGGTGCGTACGGCGCTCGGCGCCCTGCTCACCCGCTATCCGGACCTCGCCCTCGCGGATCCCGGCCAGCCGCAGCACTGGCGGCCCGTCGGCGACATGCGCGGGCTGCTCACGCTGCCGGTGCGGCTCACCGAAGCCCCCGGAGCGGCGGCATGA
- a CDS encoding macrolide family glycosyltransferase, with product MSGEGRGAHIAFFSLPGSGHVNPTLGVVEELVARGHRVSFAVTERFAGAVEEAGARLVPYESTMDGLPAKDDPADRAERFGSDDLVRVLHDLLRETLAVLGPLDRFCAEDRPDLIVYDDPSGWGARIVAARRGIPALPYRTTFAAGEEWSLAEHHTDVDVSDPEIVRIYRGIAKLLARVGVRLQPQQLMSGSDKGPALVFVPRDFQYRAETFGDDFHFVGPCLARRASEGGWHRAGRPDAQRPLVLVSLGTIHNGDLSFYQRCVDAFADAEWDVVMAVGDQVDVDRLVGVPAHVEVRRHVPQLQVLREADLFVTHAGMGSVMEALSFGVPMVTVPQMAEQRANADRVVELGAGVLLHRNDVSAASLRAAARSVLDDAGFAERAGALRERVERSGGAGAAVDVIESLLAAEPAGGAESVGGAEPVGAAGAGTGAGR from the coding sequence ATGAGCGGCGAGGGGCGCGGCGCGCACATAGCCTTCTTCTCGCTGCCCGGCAGCGGGCACGTGAATCCCACCCTCGGCGTCGTCGAGGAACTGGTCGCACGCGGCCACCGCGTGAGCTTCGCCGTGACGGAGCGGTTCGCCGGGGCCGTCGAGGAGGCGGGCGCGCGGCTCGTCCCGTACGAGTCGACGATGGACGGGCTCCCCGCCAAGGACGACCCCGCCGACCGCGCGGAGCGCTTCGGCAGCGACGACCTGGTCAGGGTGTTGCACGACCTGCTGCGCGAAACCCTCGCCGTACTGGGCCCGTTGGACCGGTTCTGCGCCGAGGACCGCCCCGACCTGATCGTGTACGACGACCCGTCGGGCTGGGGCGCCAGGATCGTCGCCGCGCGCCGGGGCATCCCCGCCCTGCCGTACCGGACCACGTTCGCCGCGGGCGAGGAGTGGTCGCTGGCGGAGCACCACACGGACGTCGACGTGTCGGACCCCGAGATCGTGCGGATCTACCGGGGCATCGCCAAACTGCTCGCCCGCGTCGGCGTGCGGCTCCAGCCGCAGCAGCTGATGTCCGGCAGCGACAAGGGGCCCGCCCTGGTGTTCGTGCCCCGGGACTTCCAGTACCGGGCCGAGACCTTCGGTGACGACTTCCACTTCGTGGGCCCCTGCCTGGCCCGGCGCGCGTCCGAGGGCGGCTGGCATCGCGCGGGCCGACCGGATGCCCAACGCCCCCTCGTACTCGTCTCGTTGGGGACCATCCACAACGGGGACCTCTCCTTCTACCAGCGGTGCGTGGACGCCTTCGCCGACGCGGAGTGGGACGTGGTGATGGCGGTGGGCGATCAGGTGGACGTGGACCGTCTGGTGGGGGTGCCCGCGCACGTGGAGGTGCGGCGGCACGTGCCCCAGCTCCAAGTGCTGCGCGAGGCGGATCTGTTCGTGACGCACGCGGGGATGGGGAGCGTGATGGAGGCGCTGTCGTTCGGTGTGCCGATGGTGACGGTGCCGCAGATGGCGGAGCAGCGGGCGAACGCGGACCGGGTGGTGGAGCTGGGCGCGGGCGTGCTCCTTCACCGGAACGACGTGTCGGCCGCATCCCTGCGGGCCGCCGCGCGTTCGGTGCTGGACGACGCGGGGTTCGCGGAGCGCGCCGGGGCGCTGCGCGAGCGCGTCGAGCGGTCGGGCGGCGCGGGCGCGGCGGTCGACGTGATCGAGTCGCTGCTCGCCGCCGAGCCCGCCGGAGGTGCCGAGTCCGTCGGGGGTGCCGAGCCCGTGGGGGCTGCCGGGGCCGGGACCGGAGCCGGGCGATGA
- a CDS encoding ABC transporter permease: MNPTAVDTPATARPRPPLAGVPLAISPDEPWYVRLRWCAGDAATITRRYLIHLRSAPERALMALLLPLIFTVLFVYVLGSNMRSPDGSSYVDFLLPGMLAQMTVFGVSASAGVVVEDKEKGVIDRFHSLPMSRAGVPVGQSLAEIIGGAISLLVMAGCGLLVGWRPGGSAAGITGAFLLLVLARYAFSWLGIWLGLVVRSRAVTDLIGMLTFPLTMVSNIFVPADGMTPALRLVAEWNPVSTIVSATRRLFGDPMAVPPDAAWPSAHPVAAALGWCAVLLAVFGPLAVRAFHTPRY; the protein is encoded by the coding sequence GTGAACCCCACCGCCGTCGACACCCCGGCCACCGCAAGGCCGCGCCCCCCGCTCGCCGGGGTGCCCCTCGCCATCAGCCCCGACGAACCCTGGTACGTCCGGCTGCGCTGGTGCGCGGGCGATGCCGCGACCATCACCCGGCGCTATCTGATCCATCTGCGCAGCGCCCCCGAGCGCGCTCTCATGGCGCTGCTCCTGCCCCTCATCTTCACCGTGCTCTTCGTGTACGTGCTCGGCAGCAACATGCGCTCTCCCGATGGGAGTTCGTACGTCGACTTCCTGCTGCCCGGCATGCTCGCGCAGATGACCGTCTTCGGCGTGTCCGCGAGCGCGGGCGTCGTGGTCGAGGACAAGGAGAAGGGCGTCATCGACCGCTTCCACTCGCTGCCGATGAGCCGCGCGGGCGTGCCCGTCGGGCAGTCGCTCGCCGAGATCATCGGCGGCGCGATCAGCCTGCTCGTCATGGCGGGCTGCGGGCTCCTCGTCGGCTGGCGCCCGGGCGGCTCGGCGGCCGGGATCACCGGGGCCTTCCTGCTGCTCGTCCTCGCCCGCTACGCCTTCAGCTGGCTGGGCATCTGGCTGGGCCTCGTGGTGCGCTCGCGCGCGGTCACCGACCTCATCGGCATGCTGACGTTCCCGCTCACCATGGTCTCCAACATCTTCGTGCCCGCCGACGGGATGACGCCCGCGCTGCGCCTGGTCGCCGAGTGGAACCCGGTGAGCACGATCGTCTCCGCCACCAGGAGGCTCTTCGGCGACCCCATGGCCGTGCCGCCCGACGCCGCCTGGCCCAGCGCCCACCCCGTCGCCGCCGCGCTCGGCTGGTGCGCGGTCCTGCTCGCGGTCTTCGGGCCGCTCGCGGTGCGCGCCTTCCACACCCCGCGGTACTGA
- a CDS encoding nucleotide disphospho-sugar-binding domain-containing protein, whose amino-acid sequence MRVLFVVFPATAHTFPVVPLAWALQNAGHEVRVATHPDMTRPVTEAGLAAVPLGRGDELDEIIAYSRDPALLDGLAGDLAADPKDCPDWGEKWFKLTRLFARLRPLLEDLAGTTVRWRPDLVLWDPFCLPAAIAARLSGAAHARLLWGQDTVAWLRGRSLRYRTEQNADAAWPEPLEEVMQQLLEPYGLPYEEELLLGQWTIDPMPPGLRPSVPADLRYENMRWIPYSGGAVVPDWLHARPSRPRVCLTLGVGGRGRQLFRESGVPVADVLAATEGLGVELVATLTPDQTEGVTIPDHVRVVDYLPLSQLLPDCAAVVHHGGEGTFSAAAALGVPQLIVPMPYWGERAAARYATERYAGLTLEPAGFSPDALRDALGRLVSEPLFHNGAAVLRQELAALPGPADLVPVLTELTRKHARTS is encoded by the coding sequence ATGCGTGTCCTGTTCGTCGTCTTCCCCGCCACCGCGCACACCTTCCCCGTCGTTCCGCTCGCCTGGGCGCTGCAGAACGCGGGCCACGAGGTGCGCGTCGCCACCCACCCCGACATGACGCGCCCCGTCACGGAGGCCGGACTCGCCGCGGTGCCGCTCGGCAGGGGCGACGAGCTCGACGAGATCATCGCGTACAGCCGCGACCCCGCCCTCCTCGACGGCCTCGCCGGTGACCTCGCCGCCGACCCGAAGGACTGCCCGGACTGGGGCGAGAAGTGGTTCAAGCTGACCCGGCTCTTCGCCCGGCTCCGCCCGCTCCTGGAAGACCTCGCGGGCACGACGGTGCGCTGGCGGCCCGACCTCGTCCTGTGGGACCCGTTCTGTCTGCCCGCCGCCATCGCGGCCCGGCTCAGCGGCGCCGCGCACGCCCGGCTCCTGTGGGGCCAGGACACCGTCGCCTGGCTCCGCGGTCGCTCGCTGCGCTACCGCACCGAGCAGAACGCCGACGCCGCCTGGCCCGAGCCCCTCGAAGAGGTCATGCAGCAGCTCCTGGAACCGTACGGCCTGCCGTACGAGGAGGAGCTGCTGCTCGGCCAGTGGACCATCGACCCGATGCCGCCGGGCCTTCGCCCCTCCGTCCCCGCCGACCTGCGCTACGAGAACATGCGCTGGATCCCGTACAGCGGCGGCGCGGTGGTGCCCGACTGGCTGCACGCACGCCCCTCGCGGCCGCGGGTCTGCCTGACGCTCGGGGTCGGCGGCCGGGGACGTCAGCTGTTCCGGGAGAGCGGCGTGCCGGTCGCCGACGTGCTCGCCGCCACCGAGGGCCTCGGCGTCGAACTGGTCGCCACGCTCACCCCCGACCAGACGGAGGGCGTGACGATCCCCGACCACGTACGGGTCGTCGACTACCTGCCGCTCAGCCAGCTCCTGCCGGACTGCGCGGCCGTCGTCCACCACGGCGGGGAGGGCACGTTCTCCGCCGCCGCCGCGCTCGGCGTGCCCCAGCTGATCGTGCCGATGCCGTACTGGGGCGAGCGCGCCGCCGCCCGCTACGCCACCGAGCGGTACGCCGGACTCACCCTGGAACCGGCCGGGTTCAGCCCGGACGCGCTGCGCGACGCGCTGGGCAGGCTCGTGTCCGAGCCCCTGTTCCACAACGGCGCGGCCGTGCTGCGCCAAGAGCTCGCGGCGCTGCCGGGACCCGCGGACCTCGTGCCCGTCCTGACCGAGCTGACCCGCAAGCACGCGCGGACCTCCTGA
- the rfbH gene encoding lipopolysaccharide biosynthesis protein RfbH, with protein sequence MNAELARQRVLDAVRDYQEAVDGAAEPFDAGVSEVWPSGAVLDADDRAALVEAALDLRIAAGPASRRFESLFARKMERRKAHLTNSGSSANLLAVSALTSPQLGERRLRPGDEVITVAAGFPTTVNPILQNGLVPVFVDIELGTYNTTADRVARAIGPRTRAVVIAHALGNPFEAAEIADLADAHGLHLVEDNCDAVGARYDGRLTGTFGALSTVSFYPAHHLAMGEGGCVLTSDLALARIVESLRDWGRDCWCEPGENDRCLKRFGQRMGTLPPGYDHKYIFSHVGYNLKATDLQAALGLSQLAKLDAFVAARRRNWTRLRQSLDGAPHLILPRATERAEPSWFGFAVTVEPEAPFTARELIAHLESRGVGTRRLFAGNLTRHPAYADTPHRISGELTNSDIVTSGTFWVGVYPGLSDEMLDHIASTVKEFLAARG encoded by the coding sequence ATGAACGCGGAGCTCGCCAGACAGCGCGTCCTCGACGCCGTACGCGACTACCAGGAGGCCGTCGACGGCGCGGCGGAGCCCTTCGACGCGGGCGTCAGCGAGGTCTGGCCGTCCGGCGCGGTGCTCGACGCCGATGACCGCGCCGCCCTGGTCGAGGCCGCCCTCGACCTGCGGATCGCCGCGGGTCCCGCGTCGCGCCGCTTCGAGTCGCTGTTCGCGCGGAAGATGGAACGCCGCAAGGCCCACCTGACCAACTCGGGTTCCTCCGCCAACCTGCTGGCGGTGAGCGCGCTGACCTCGCCGCAGCTCGGCGAGCGGCGGCTTCGCCCCGGCGACGAGGTGATCACCGTCGCGGCCGGGTTCCCCACGACGGTCAACCCGATCCTCCAGAACGGCCTCGTGCCGGTCTTCGTCGATATCGAGCTCGGTACGTACAACACCACGGCCGACCGGGTCGCCCGTGCCATCGGACCGCGCACCCGCGCCGTCGTCATCGCCCACGCGCTCGGCAACCCCTTCGAGGCCGCGGAGATCGCCGACCTCGCCGACGCGCACGGACTCCACCTGGTGGAGGACAACTGCGACGCGGTCGGGGCCCGTTACGACGGGCGGCTCACCGGCACCTTCGGCGCGCTGTCCACCGTCAGCTTCTACCCGGCACACCACCTGGCGATGGGGGAGGGCGGCTGCGTCCTCACCTCGGACCTGGCGCTCGCCAGGATCGTGGAGTCACTGCGCGACTGGGGCAGGGACTGCTGGTGCGAGCCGGGCGAGAACGACCGCTGCCTGAAGCGGTTCGGCCAGCGGATGGGCACCCTGCCCCCGGGCTACGACCACAAGTACATCTTCTCCCACGTGGGCTACAACCTGAAGGCCACCGACCTCCAAGCAGCGCTCGGCCTGTCCCAACTCGCCAAGCTGGACGCCTTCGTGGCCGCCCGCAGACGCAACTGGACGCGGCTGCGGCAGAGCCTGGACGGGGCGCCGCACCTGATCCTGCCGCGCGCCACCGAGCGCGCCGAACCCAGCTGGTTCGGGTTCGCCGTCACCGTCGAGCCCGAAGCTCCCTTCACCGCACGGGAGTTGATCGCCCACCTGGAGAGCAGGGGAGTCGGCACCCGTCGGCTCTTCGCGGGCAACCTCACCCGGCACCCCGCCTACGCCGACACGCCGCACCGGATCTCCGGCGAGCTCACCAACAGCGACATCGTCACGTCCGGGACCTTCTGGGTCGGCGTCTACCCGGGCCTGAGCGACGAGATGCTCGACCACATCGCCTCCACCGTCAAGGAATTCCTCGCCGCCCGCGGCTGA